The genomic segment CTATTATGGCAGAGCGCGCCCGGTATGGGGGTAGAGACCTCAGAGGCTAGTATAGGCCTCTACAAGGATTTCCATGAGAATGAAATACACATTTACTATTCGTCGCTGTTTAAGGGCAAGCAAAAATCGTTTACACATCCTACACCTCCCTACTTTTTAGTTTTATCCTTCGGTATTTGCTTTTCATTTTCTGTTTGTCAAATTAAAAGGGATGTATAGAACTGTCAAGGTCATTTTTATTTTTGTAAGTCCTTTACTATGTATTCTTGCGGGGGGCCGGGGGCCGCGACAGACCTGACGCAGAAAGGAGGAGACAGTGAAAGCCACCGACCCGGTGCCCCCGGAGAAGGGGGTGGGCCGGGACCGGGGCCCGGCCCAGGGGGAAGGCCTTCCCCCTCCCTATGATAGCAAAGCGTAGTAAATTATGAATTTTTTTTGTATCCTCTTGTATACACTACAGGGTATCGTCTCTTGAATTTTTCTGCTAAGACAATTATAATTTATTATGTTGAAAGCAATAAGAAACGCCATATTTTCAATGGACACGGTGGCACAGAATTTGCTGCATTCCTTATATCATGAAACATAGTATCGAAGGAATATCAGAAGAAATAAAAACCGAACTTGTACGGAAGTCAATTCATCTGATGATTGCCGTGGCGCCAAGTCTGGCGGCTATCGATCGTTCCTTTACGATGTTTCTGTTAAGTGGAGGGGTACTGCTGTACACCTACCTGGAAAATCTGCGTCGTGAGGGGGTGAGCATTCCTCTCATTTCGACGATTACCCTGCGAGCTTCCCGTAAACGGGATGAGGGGCGTTTTGTTATGGGCCCCATCACCTTAGGGTTGGGGGCACTGCTCGCCCTGCTCCTGTATCCTTCCCCGGCTTCGAGCGTGGCGATTTATAGCCTTGCCTTTGGGGACGGGTTCGCAAGTCTTGTGGGGAAATTGGCAGGACGCTATCGGCCCACATGGCTCATGGGGAAAAGCCTGGAAGGGTCCCTGGCCTGCTTTGTGGCGGTACTGTTGGTTTCCTACCGGATAACGCAGCGGCTTGCTCTTTCTGTGGTGGTAGCCCTGGTTACAACTATTATTGAAGCCCTTCCCCTGGAAGATTTTGATAATATCCTGATTCCCGTCGCGGCAGGTTTTACCGTGATGGTTCTCTTATAGAAGAGCCGCTTTTTGCGGCCCCTCTTATTACTTTAACGTTGCAACTCCTATTATTTAACAAGGTGAATTCACAACAAGATAAGCCAGCGGGGCACCGTCCTAAAAGATTCGTACCTCAGGTAAAGGTTGTGATAGGATAGACGGAAAAACAGCGCGGGTAGGGCGGTCGCTCAAACAGGACGGATTCATTTTTCTTAAAAAATGCTACCACTAAAAGAGCATGCCGCGTAACACACCCCAGTCGAACACCGCAGCCCTCGGGATTACAACCACCGATAGTAGGTATGATAACTGGTAAGAAGCATATACAGTCCACTAATAAGGAGAGGAAGACCCACAAGAAGGGTAATCCAGGTATCAGAAAAAACACAGAATTCTCTTCCCAAATACAGAAGAATCACCGCAAGGGCCGCCTTAATAAAAAGGCGGGAACCTCGATTCGTCACCGCGATAATAAAGCTGAGGGCGGTTAAAAGGACCAATACAAGTTCAATCACCATGAAATAGCTCCCATACTTCGAAAACCCCATAAGGGTAGTATCCCAGAGGCTGCTATTGATGGGAATTGTCGAAATAATAGGCATCATGAGGGCAAGGCTGAGAAAAATAATATTGCTGTAGCGGGGGAAATTGAGCCCCGCCGCATAGAGTCCCGCCAAGAATAAAAAGATACTACCCCCCAGACGACCTGCCAACACAATCCGTGTCGCAAGGGTGATATACGAATAAGAGAGATTTTGATCGATTACCAGGGGGACCACACAGCGGGATAGCTCTAAGGAAAGAGAAAAAAGAAACAACACCGTACACAATACTTCGGGGACGTGGGTTTTTTCAAAGAAAAAATACACGAGGATTAAACTAATTAAACTAATAAGGGAAAGAGAAAAAGAGGAAACCAGGGGAGTATAAACGCTCATTTTGAAAAAACGAACCCCCAGCGAGGCAATACCGGAGGCAGGACGGGAACTTGCCTTTTGCATTGCAGGGACCGTTCCTTTTAGTATATCAGGAAGTAAAAATCCTATAAAAAGATAACAGATAAGGATAAATAGAATACCGAAAAGAATCAGTTTATTTCTCGTCGAAAGGGTCATACTGTTAGATTAGCCGTTTCGCCGGGAGAGTACAAGAGAGAAAGCGCAATTTTTACTCGAAACTCAAGATATGTCTAATTATACCGATTACTTATACGTAAGGAGTATGTTCATGAAAAGGACCCACATGCCGAGAATAGTGTTCTGTATTCTCATACTGATAGTAAGTGTTGCGGGGCACCTCTGTGCCGGAGAGGTGGCTACGTTTGTTGATCTCGGTTTTTCACCGGATGGGAAGTATTATCTCTTCGGGCAATATGGAGTCACTGACAAAACCCTTTTACCCTGGGCAGAACTTTTTTTTGTGGATGTAGATAAAAACAATTTTGTGCCCGGCGGGAAAAAACAGTACCTTCATACCGGGCAAATTGTTCTTGGTCAGGATGGTTCAGGGGCCCTGTACAAATTACTGCTGGCCAATAAGGATCTTATACAAAAATACAATATTGATTTTTTACGTCAGAGTACGCCCCTTTATATAACTCCGGATGGTGAAAAACAGGAAGCTTCCGATCCCATCGAATTCCGGGATTTTGCCACCGGAAGGTCTTTCAAGGCCTCCCTTACTCAATATGTGGAAGGGGCGGGGAAAAATCTGAGCTCTTCATTTTTTATCAATCTCGAAGTTACCGACGCTAAAGGGAACACAAAAAAATACCTCGTGGGAACCCCTTCCCTGAAGCGTCCTCTCATAGCTTCCTACATGATCCGGAAGGCCATGATTGCTCCTCAGGATGGGTCTCTGATCTTTATTATCGAAATGAAACGGGTCGCCGATCAGGGATTCGACATTCGCTACATGGTGGAGGCCGTACGGATTCCCTAAGAGAAATTACTCCCCGAGGGCGAAACACCGAGGTTCCTACCCTTTCACACCCTAAAAGGGGGCACCACTCACGAGGGGGCGCAATAGTTGGGTTACCGGTCCTTCCTCTTCCAAGAAACGGACGTAGAGCCGGGGAGCAAGAGGAAGCTGTCGCCATAGGCCTTCTTTTTGAAGATCCAAGGCAAGGGGGAAGAGGTCTTCTTTCTGTATCCTTTGCCGCAGTTGGATAAAAAAGTATCTTCCTACCGGAACTTCAAGCCCTTCTCCGGTGGGAGCATCAAGAACACCAACCATTCCTGCAGAAGCAAAGTATCGTTCCTCTATCGGCTCAAAGGAAGCGGCCTCCTGAGGTTCTAACTCAAAGCATACCACCATTTCTTTTTCGCCCCGTTCCGCAAAGGGATCCCTCTGGGAAACGGGGGCATACACTAACGGTGCCCGTAATTCAAGAAGATAGTAGGGGTCTTCCATGACCGGGAGTGTACCGGGAATTACCAAAAAGGAAAAGAGCCCTAATGGGCGCTACTTTTTCTCAAAACATTCAAGTGGTAGTATTCTTTTGCTCCTACCTATTTTTAGCACTAATAGGAATAGGAGGTTAGAATGAAAACAATGCGCAACGCCTTCTACGGCGGAGGCATCTTACTTTTTCTTCTTTTAGGAGGTGCCTGTACTGCACCTCGACAAAACCCTCTGGACTTTATTTCCTCGGAGATACGGCCACCGGTTTTTCTTGGGGCCACATCCCTCGATACTCAAACTTTTGAACTCCAATTTTCGGCCGAAGTAGAACTTGAGCATGTTTCCTTCGATCTTCCTACCTCGGGGATAGAGGTACAACATGGGGCTACCTGCCGCATTGTGAGCGAGACCGCCTTTCCGGGGGGTGCAAAAATCACCATTTCAGGGAGAGCCCGGGATACCCAGAACAACACCCTTGATTTCATTGTTCCCCTGCGGGTTCGCAATGACCGGATTCCCGCCCTTATAATTACCGAAGTGCGAACCGAGTACTCCAAACCTAAGGTAGAATTTATTGAACTGTATACCCGTTCTGCCGGCAATTTAGGAGGATTACGCATTGTCAGTTCGTCCTGCTTTCTTGAGGCTCCCCTCTATGAGTTTGAGCCTACGGAAGTTCGACAAGGGGAATACGTGGTGGTCCACCTCCGAAGCATAGAAGAGGGCCTTCAGGATGAGCGGGGAGAAAACCTCGCCCTTTCAGGGGGTACCGAAGCCCATCCGGAGGCCCGGGATTTCTGGCTTCCGGGGAACACAAAAAAAATTCGGAAAACCGACGGGATTGCCCTCATTGACCAGGATAACCGTGTCCTTGATGCTCTTCTTATAAGTGAGACCGCCGAAGGCTCGTGGCAAAAAAACGAGATGACAGAATTTTGCTCTTTTCTTACCAGTCACAACGCGTGGACAGGGGCCTCGGCAACACTTCTTCCCGCCGATGCGGTAATGAGTAGCTATACCACCACCACCCGCACCATCTGCCGGGACGAGTCTCGCGAAGACAGCCACACCGCCGCCGATTGGTATGTTACGGCCACGAGCGGCGCAAGTCCCGGACAGCCTAATAAAACAACCCGCTACGAGCCTACCTCTAAGAAGATACCAAAGTAAGAGGACTTGGCATCTCTTAACTCCGGCCCCCTCGAGTATGAGTCTTTATAGTAAATCTTTAAAGAGATTTTCTATCTCATGCCGGGGGAGGGCCCCTACTTTTTGGCGAACTACTTCACCATTCTTAAAAACCATTAGGGTAGGGATAGAAACAATATCATAGCGGCCCGCTAATTCGTTTTCTTCATCCACATTCACCTTTCCTACTTTAAGACGCCCGGCATACTGATCCGCAATTTGTTCCAGTAAGGGAGCTATCATCTTACAGGGCATACACCATTGGGCCCAGAAATCCACTAAAACTGGAACGGATGATTTAAGAACCTCTGATTCAAAATTAGAAGCCGTCAGCGTCACTTCCCTCTCCATAGGAAACTCCTTCTAGGAAAAGAATCAAATCCAAATCCTCAGGGATTTGCCTGTTATCGGACAGCCCCAACGGGAAGCCAGATAACACAAGGGCAGTTCTATCTTTAAGGAACACTAGTCTTAGTATACTAACAATCTGTGGAGAAGAAAAGGCATCTTAGAATCTGCTATACTAAATCGGACAAATCCGCTATAGTAGGGCCATGTTTGCAACTTTTTTACCTATCCTTTTTACGATCTTTGTAGTGATTGATCCATTGGGCCTCGTGCCTATTTATATTGGTCTTTCTTCCCATCTTGAAGTGCATGAAAAGAATCGCACCATCCGGCGGGCGGTACTTACCGCTTTTCTGGTGCTCTTCCTTTTTATACTGGCCGGGAAATGGCTCCTCCAGTTACTCCACATTCACCCCGGTTCTTTCTGTATTGCGGGAGGTATTCTCCTTTTTATTGTTTCGATGGAGATGCTCTTTGGCCAGGCCACAAAATCAAAGGTTTCTAACCAGGAACAGCAGGGCCCCTCTGATGAAGAAGAACGAATATCCGTGGCGGTCTTCCCTCTGGCAATTCCCCTTTTAGCAGGACCTGGCGCCATTACCACCATCCTTCTCTACACCAGTACGGAAGGAGAAATCATCCCGATTATGGTCATGCTGGTTATCTCCGTGGCTTTTACGCTGGGTGTAGCCGCGCTGGCCATGAAAGGTTCCCACATGGTAATTCATGCGTTGGGTAAAACGGGCGTTTCGGTGATAGAACGAATCATGGGGCTTTTACTTTCAGGGCTTTCGGTGCAATTTGTGTATGATGGGCTTGTAAAACTCCACATCCTTTCGCCGGGAATTCTGTAAGGAGGATTCCCATGGGAACCATAGAATTACTTGCCCCCGCGGGCTCTCCGGAAGCGTTAGACGCAGCAATCCACGAAGGGGCCGATGCGGTATACCTGGGGCTTAAAACCTTCAATGCCCGCTTGCGGACCACTAACTTTGCCTATTCCCAATTTGAGGCAGCGGTCCAGGCCCTTCATCGGCAGAGAAAAAAGATATACGTGACGGTAAACACAGTATTCGAAGAACGGGAGACAGAACGGATATACCAATTTTTGCACTATCTCGCTTCGGTAGGCCCCGATGCCCTTATTGTGCAGGATTTTGGAATAGCCCAGTTGGTCCGGACCTACTTTCCTTCCTTAAAGCTTCACGCATCCACCCAGATGAACATTGCCAGCAGCGATGGGGCCAATTTCCTTTCCAAACAGGGCTTTTCCCGGGTAGTCCTTGCCCGAGAACTAGACATGGAAGAGATTGAACATATTCGCAGCCATACGGCCCTGGAGCTAGAGGTCTTTGTACATGGTGCCCTGTGCATTAGTGCCTCGGGGCTCTGTCTTTTTTCCAGTTACCTGGGAGGGAAATCCGCTAATCGAGGGATGTGTACTCAGGCATGTCGACGGCTCTATAGGGCGGAGGATAAAGAGGGGTATTATTTTAGCCCGGCGGATCTCCAGCTTATAGAAAAGGTCCCCCATCTTGCGGACATCGGTATCCAGGCCCTTAAAATTGAAGGCCGCATGAAAAGCGCCGAGTATGTGGGTACGGTGGTAGCGGCGTATCGCCATCTCCTGGACAACCTCGAGGGAAACCGGGAAAAGGCTCTGCAAGAAGCGCTCACCATGCTTCGCAACGACTTTGCCCGACCGAAAACGATGTTCTACCACGACCATACAAGCCCCACCCAGTGGCTTAATCCGGAGCAGGCGGGGGGCACAGGAATACCCCTCGGGCCTATTCTTCAGGTCCGGAGAAAGGGAGAAGAGTTCCAGGGGCTCATTGCCTCCCCCGACGTACTCTTGCAAGCCGGCGATTCTCTCCGTTTTCACAAAGCAAACGATTCCAAACGACAATCCCTTAAAATTCATCACCTTGAAGCGGGGGATCGAGGAATGTGGATTCCCATTCCCGAAGGATTTGGGGTTCGCGATACGGTATACATCATACAAACAAAGGCCATGACAAAACGCTACCCCTCCGTACTGCCCCGGGATCTTTCACCTTATAAACGACATCCCCGGCGAATCCCTGCCCCCGAGTGTACGGTACCACGGCCAGAAAAAAGCGAACTAGGACACCTTCCAGAGGGCCTCTACGTGGGAGTCCGAAACCGGGAGGACCTCTATGTGATCCAGGCCCATAGGCCTAACCGGGTCCTGGTTTCCTATACCCGGGATATGGCCCGCTGGTTCCTAGAAGAAACAACGCCCCTCCCCTTTTCTAAGAAAGAGCTCATCCTGGTATTGGACCCCTACTACCCGGAAAAGACCCAGGAACTGCTCCACCAGGAAATCCCCCTGCTTTTGGAAAGGGGCTTTACCCAGTTTGTCATTAACAATCCAGGGCAGCTAGCCCTCTTTCGTCCCTACCTAAAGAAAGGGGGGACCGGCATTATCGACAAAAAAGCGCAGAAAGCGGAAGGGAAGCATGCCCTTCCCCGGCCCTCGCAGGGGGGTAAAAAAACAGAATCGGCCCACCCCACCCCCCTCCTTATCGCAGGCCCCTACCTGTATGCCTTTAATCGATGGGCCTATGGGTTTATTCGGGATCTGGGCTTTACCTTTACCATTCCTCCGCTAGAGATAAGCCGTCAAAACCTCGAGAAAACGGTCCCCCCCGAGAGCCGTAGCGGCATTCTCCTTACCCTCTTTGCGTACCCCGCCCTCTTTCGCATCAGGGCAGACCTCTCAGAGGTGTACTCCTTTTCCCGTTTCTCCGACAGCCAGGACGCCGCGTTCCGCCTTATTCCCGGGGAAGAGGGCAGTCTGGTTATTCCGGAACAGCCCTTTTCTATCGTGGATAAGCGGCCCTTCCTTGAACAGGCCGGTTTTCGGCGTTTTATCCTGGATTTCTCAGGCCCACCTCTGCGGAAAACCGATTACAAAGACGTGGTCACCGCCTATGAAAAGGGAGAACCCCTTATAAACACTACCCGTTTTAATTGGAAAAACGGGTTTTATCTTCTTGATCCGGAACCAACCAAACCGGAATCCTGACCGGCCATAAAAGTACGAAGAGGGGGATAAAGGGAGCGCCGGGAATTCCTTTGCGATGGGATTCCCGGGGGAGCGGAACCACACCCTGCGTTAAAAAGGGAGGTCCCGCTCTCTCACCTGAAAGGGAGCCTTCGTATGAAGCGGTTCCTCCCCCTCATCCATTATCAGAAGACTAGGGCCTTTTCTTTTTTACCCTGGAGCCGTATCCCCGTAGATTGATCGTTTTCTTCTTCCAGAGTGTTCTCCCCTTCGTAACTTTCATCAGCGGCGTCTGTTGCTTCTTCCTCTCCTTTACCGGTATTCCGGCCAAACTCGGGCTTAAATTCCACGTGTTCCGCCACAATACTCACCCGAGAGTAGGGTTTGCCATCCGATCCAAGCCATCGCTCCTGTTTAAGCCTCCCCACAACCCGGACACCCCGTCCCTTATGTCCCAGGTTATAACAGGTTTCGGCTAATTTAGCCCAGGCTTCCACATTGAAAAAGCTCACTTCCTTTTCGAATCCCGATTCCTGCTTATAGTAACGGTTTGACGCAAGGCTAAAGGTGCACACCGGGGTTCCCTTGGGAGTAGTCTTGAGCAGGGGATCCCTCACCAGGTTTCCTTCAATCAAAATAGAGTTCAAAGGATTCATAGCAACCTCCACACAAAAATATTCCCCGGGGTGTTTTCATAGATAAATTAGAAGAGAAAAGAGAAGTTCGCTTGAAAAAATAAGCTCTTTTTTAAATTTTACCAAAGGATTCTTCGAGAAGAAGTTTGGCCATATACAACTGGATATATATCTTCAGGGCATCTCGATTGGGGATTTTCTGGAGAGCAGGACTATCGACCAGGGTTTCCGCCAGTGTATTAAGGCGCTCCTGCGTAAAGGGGGCATGACGAAGGGAGCGAATGGTTTTCCGCAGGTAATCCCGGGTAAGGGCCCGGACATCTTCGGTAAGATTTTCCTTTGCCTGGGGATTAATAAGGCGGTTCCACTTTTCCAGGAGGCTATCCATATACGAGTCCAGCGTATAACCGGGGGGAATCAGCCGGGTCTTCGTGGTCTCTGCCACACTCCTCAGCTCTCGACTGCGATCATGCTTTTTGGCGGTCCTTTCCTGAGGGGCCCCATCTTTCTCCATTTCCGTATCGGCAGAGGAGGGGGCCGATTGTCGGTTCTTTGCCTTGCTTTTTTTTCGCTTAAAGAAGGATATGAGGGCCACCAGCATAGGAATACTATACCAGAAGGGGAGCAACATCCGGACATCCGCCAAGAGATCCTTTTGTCGAAGTAACAAGAGTTCACTTAGGGGAACCAGGGCACCCTTATAAAACAGGCGGGTTTGTTCTGGCAGGCCCTTTTCGGATCGTTCCAGTTCCTCATGAACCAGATACAGTTGGGGGTCCTTCAGCACCGAAACCAGGGTGGGGTACAATCGCTGGGTAATATCCCACAGTTCTGCCTCATAGGCCTCTGGATCGTGCATGGCCGGCTCTTCCTGGTACTCCTTCAGCAGCTTAAACCAGCGTTGGGAAAGGGTGTTCCGGATACGGGGACGGGCTTCGCCCAGAAGTTTAAAACAGAGGGGGAGAAGCTTACTCTTTTTAACAAACCATTTTTCTCCCGAAGCCCCATGCACAATAAGCAATTCCGGAAGACTATCCTTTTCCGCATGGGTGGTTTTCCGCTTAAGGTATTCTTCTAGGGCCTCCTGGGAGTACTGACCTAAGAGGGGTACCCCTTTCGAATCCGTAAAACGGATAATATCATCCAGGGTATAGCAATAGGGAGGTTTATCAAGTTGATTTTCCAGGTTTCGGAAGGCGTTTTCCGCCTCCTTTTGTCGGGTAACCTTTCCTTTGTAATAATTATTATACACATCGATGATATAGGCCGCTTCCAGGGCTGCGATATCTTCGGGAAGAAAATCGTTTTTCTTTTTAATATCATTCTTTACCTGGCTCGTAAGGTACGCCCAGAAGGGAAAGGAAAAATCACCGGCCCGTTCCATTTCCCGTAGGGCATCAAGGGGACGAATCAACAGCTGGTTAAGGGCGTCTTTCAAAAGACTTTCCTTGCCCATAAAAGCGGGGGCAAGCTTATGTTGAATATATTCCTTGTTGTTGTGGTTCCGTAGATAGTGTCGCAATTTTAACAGCGCAATTTCCAACAGTCGCCGGGCAAAAAAGGCCCCCGGGATGAGGGCGGTGGCAAAACTTTCGGGGAACACCAGTTTATACACAGGAAGGGGCCCCACAGGGGGATTGGCCACCAGAAGGGGCAAATCTATCTCCAGGTTCACCGTTTTAAGCATATCCGGCGGGAGTTTTATCTGGAGGCTCCCCTCATCTGGCAGGGGCAACTCAGAGGTATCCTCTATTCGTTTGTAGGCCTGCTGTAACACATCAAGATAGAACTGGGGGATCGTAATGAGGGTGCCCTTCTCGTCGGTGTGGAGCTTTATTTTTCCTTCCTCTGCCAGTTTAGGCAGTTCTGCCCAGATTTTCCGGCCCGTATCCACCGCCCAAAAGGCCAGGTCCTCCCGTTCCTGGGCATAATGTTTTGCGTACTTTTCCAGAAAGGAAATAAATGTGGCGACCCCAATGGTGGGAGTTTTGTATTTTGTGGCATACAATCTGAGAATGGTGTAAAGGTCTGCTCCCTGGTCCATCACCATATCATAACCGGATTCGGGCAAAAATACAATAATTACGATGTTCTTTCTGGAAAAGCACCGATATTTTCGGTAGTATACACCACGAAGGGACCAGATTCTGGAATGTTCGTATGTTCTGAAAGATGGCGGTATGAAGGAGCTGTCCCCTTCACCAGAAGATGATGCTTTCTGGCATCACGAGCCTTGCCCCTATACCCAGCGGTGCTGGCGTACGCGAGGCCCGGGTGTACGGTACTTTTAAGAGGAGACCCTATGTGTGGCATTGTAGGATACTGCGGACCCAAAAACTGCACGCCCATCCTGCTTGATGGACTAAAACGATTGGAATACCGGGGGTATGATTCGGCCGGTATTGGGGTGGAAAGCGAAAAGGGCCCCCTCGTGGTCATAAAACGGGTAGGGAAAATCGCCCAACTGCGGGCGGCCGTTCCCCCTACCCTCCAGGGACACTGTGGAATTGGACATACCCGCTGGGCCACCCATGGGGGAGTTACCGATACCAACGCCCACCCCCATCAGGACATGTCAGGGAAAATTGCGGTGGTCCATAATGGCATCATCGAAAACTATGGCCCCCTCAAGAAAAAACTAGAACAGGAGGGGGTACGCTTTGCCAGCGAAACCGATAGTGAGGTCCTCGCCCACCTTATTGCCCATTACTATCGAGGAAAACTGGAAGATGCGGTAGGAAACGCCCTTCGACAGGTGAAGGGAACCTATGGAATCGCGGTAATCCATCTGGATGAACCGGGAAAAATTGTGGGGGCCCGCTGTGGGTCTCCCCTCGTGGTAGGCGTAGGGGATGGAGAAATGTTTTTGGCCTCCGATGTGGCGGCTATCGTCAGTCATACCAAACAGGTGATTTATCTTTCCGACGGGGAACTGGTTAGCCTTTCGGCCTCCGATTATTCGATAACCGACATCGATCACAATCCCATTGAAAAATCGGTAGACGAAATTCAGTGGGATATCGAAGAAATAGAGAAAGAAGGCTTTTTCTGTTACATGGAAAAGGAAATTTTTGAACAACCCGATTCGATTGCCCGCACCCTAAGCGGCCGGCTCGACATAGAATACGCCACGGGTAAACTCGGTGGTCTTAACATGACCAGCCGGGAACTGCTCGCGGTGCGCCGGGTAAAGATAATCGCCGCGGGAACCAGCTGGCATGCCGGCCTGGTGGGGGCCTATCTTCTGGAAAGTCTTGCTCGCATTCCTGCCAGTGCGGAACTTTCCAGTGAAATTCGATACCGCAATCCAGTGGTAGAACCGGATACCCTCTATTTTGCGGTAACCCAGTCGGGAGAAACCGCCGACACCCTCTATGCCATGCGGGAATTAAAACGAAAGGGGGCTCGAGTTCTCGGAATCTGCAACGTGGTAGGTTCCACCATTGCCCGGGAATCGGACGGAGGGGTGTATACCCACGCGGGACCGGAAATCGCCGTGGCCAGTACCAAGGCCTTTACCAGTCAGCTGGCGGTATTTTATGTCTTTGCCTTGCTCATGGCCCGAATGAGGGATCTTTCCTTTATTCAGGGGCAGCGTTTTGTAGAAGAACTACAGGGCATATCTGCAAAAGTACGGGAGACCCTTGCCCAACGGGACAGGATACAGAATCTGGCCAAGAAGTATTACCGGGCCCGGGATTTTCTCTTTTTAGGGCGGGGCATCGAATACCCCGTGGCACTGGAGGGAGCGCTGAAACTTAAGGAAATTTCCTATATTCATGCAGAGGGCTATGCGGCAGGGGAAATAAAGCATGGCCCCATCGCCCTGGTAAACGAAGAAACACCGACCCTCATTATCGTTCCGCGGGATTCCCTGAGGGAAAAGACCCTTTCCAACATGAAAGAGGTTAAAGCCCGGGGAGGCCCCATCATCGCCGTATGCACCGGCGAAGACGAGGAAGTAAAGGCTATTGCCGACGATTACATTCCCATCCCTGCGGTGGATGAGCTTTTCTACCCCTTCTTGACGGTGGTTCCCCTCCAGCTCTTCTCTTATTTTTGTGCCCTTGAGCTTGGCCGAGACGTGGATCAGCCCCGGAATCTTGCAAAAAGCGTGACGGTGGAATAAAACGGTGAAATAAACATGAGGGGCCCGAGGGGGCCCCTGAAAGGGGCACCAACGGCGCTTGCCAGGGGGACTATTTCTCGTCCCCCTCCCGCAGACCGTACTGTTCGGTGGGGTGACTCTCCGCTTCCCCTTCGGGCTCCACATGCACCATGATATCGTAGACCCCATCAACCCGTTCTTTTATCGCCTGCTCCACCAAGCTGGCTAAGTGGTGGGCCTCCCGAACAGAAAGTTCTGGATTAACCTCAATATCCAGATCGATATCCCAGAGCCCCGCAATACGGCGCATCCGCGCCCGATGGGGATTCACCGTTCCCGGCACGGATCGGACCGCTTCAAAAAGGGCCTGGTACAGTTCGGGATCACTGTTTCCATCCATGAGTTCCGTATTCACTTCCCAGAAGATACTGATAGCCGCCCGAATAACCCATAGGCCTACCCCAATTGCCACCAGAGGATCGAGGATGGGAAGATGGAACAAAATAGAAAGAGCCAGACCTATAAGGACGCCACTGGAGATCACCACATCGCCGAGCATGTTCTTGCCATTAGCCTTAAGCATGGCCGAGTTAGCCCGTTTGCCCAGGTACATCTGGGACCAGGCAAGGAAGAGCTTTCCCAGGATGGAACAGAGGGTAACCACCAGCACGAGGGGTGGAGGGACCCTGGTATCCCCTAATGAAAACAGTCGTTCCCCCGCCCGGAGCATAAGCTGGGCCCCCGCAAAAAAAAGAATGAACGAAAGGATCGTCGTGGCGATGGTTTCGGCCCGGCCGTGCCCCCAGGGGTGCTTGCGATCCGCAGGGCGGGCAATGATCCCCGCCACTAAAAGCGACATGAGGGCGATGATCACATCGGTAGAAGAATCGATGCCATCCCCCAACACCGCCAAGCTTGACGCCAGAAGACCGGTACCAATTTTAAGAGAAGCGAGGAAGAGGTTGCCCCACAGGGCTATGTGGGAAGCCAATCGAACAAGCGCAACTTTTTCGTTTGTTTCGC from the Treponema sp. J25 genome contains:
- a CDS encoding single-stranded DNA-binding protein, with the protein product MNPLNSILIEGNLVRDPLLKTTPKGTPVCTFSLASNRYYKQESGFEKEVSFFNVEAWAKLAETCYNLGHKGRGVRVVGRLKQERWLGSDGKPYSRVSIVAEHVEFKPEFGRNTGKGEEEATDAADESYEGENTLEEENDQSTGIRLQGKKEKALVF
- a CDS encoding peptidase U32 family protein yields the protein MGTIELLAPAGSPEALDAAIHEGADAVYLGLKTFNARLRTTNFAYSQFEAAVQALHRQRKKIYVTVNTVFEERETERIYQFLHYLASVGPDALIVQDFGIAQLVRTYFPSLKLHASTQMNIASSDGANFLSKQGFSRVVLARELDMEEIEHIRSHTALELEVFVHGALCISASGLCLFSSYLGGKSANRGMCTQACRRLYRAEDKEGYYFSPADLQLIEKVPHLADIGIQALKIEGRMKSAEYVGTVVAAYRHLLDNLEGNREKALQEALTMLRNDFARPKTMFYHDHTSPTQWLNPEQAGGTGIPLGPILQVRRKGEEFQGLIASPDVLLQAGDSLRFHKANDSKRQSLKIHHLEAGDRGMWIPIPEGFGVRDTVYIIQTKAMTKRYPSVLPRDLSPYKRHPRRIPAPECTVPRPEKSELGHLPEGLYVGVRNREDLYVIQAHRPNRVLVSYTRDMARWFLEETTPLPFSKKELILVLDPYYPEKTQELLHQEIPLLLERGFTQFVINNPGQLALFRPYLKKGGTGIIDKKAQKAEGKHALPRPSQGGKKTESAHPTPLLIAGPYLYAFNRWAYGFIRDLGFTFTIPPLEISRQNLEKTVPPESRSGILLTLFAYPALFRIRADLSEVYSFSRFSDSQDAAFRLIPGEEGSLVIPEQPFSIVDKRPFLEQAGFRRFILDFSGPPLRKTDYKDVVTAYEKGEPLINTTRFNWKNGFYLLDPEPTKPES
- a CDS encoding phosphatidate cytidylyltransferase, encoding MKHSIEGISEEIKTELVRKSIHLMIAVAPSLAAIDRSFTMFLLSGGVLLYTYLENLRREGVSIPLISTITLRASRKRDEGRFVMGPITLGLGALLALLLYPSPASSVAIYSLAFGDGFASLVGKLAGRYRPTWLMGKSLEGSLACFVAVLLVSYRITQRLALSVVVALVTTIIEALPLEDFDNILIPVAAGFTVMVLL
- a CDS encoding MarC family protein, translated to MFATFLPILFTIFVVIDPLGLVPIYIGLSSHLEVHEKNRTIRRAVLTAFLVLFLFILAGKWLLQLLHIHPGSFCIAGGILLFIVSMEMLFGQATKSKVSNQEQQGPSDEEERISVAVFPLAIPLLAGPGAITTILLYTSTEGEIIPIMVMLVISVAFTLGVAALAMKGSHMVIHALGKTGVSVIERIMGLLLSGLSVQFVYDGLVKLHILSPGIL
- the trxA gene encoding thioredoxin, with the translated sequence MEREVTLTASNFESEVLKSSVPVLVDFWAQWCMPCKMIAPLLEQIADQYAGRLKVGKVNVDEENELAGRYDIVSIPTLMVFKNGEVVRQKVGALPRHEIENLFKDLL
- a CDS encoding DUF2259 domain-containing protein, with translation MKRTHMPRIVFCILILIVSVAGHLCAGEVATFVDLGFSPDGKYYLFGQYGVTDKTLLPWAELFFVDVDKNNFVPGGKKQYLHTGQIVLGQDGSGALYKLLLANKDLIQKYNIDFLRQSTPLYITPDGEKQEASDPIEFRDFATGRSFKASLTQYVEGAGKNLSSSFFINLEVTDAKGNTKKYLVGTPSLKRPLIASYMIRKAMIAPQDGSLIFIIEMKRVADQGFDIRYMVEAVRIP